A single Fusobacterium perfoetens DNA region contains:
- a CDS encoding N-acetylmannosamine-6-phosphate 2-epimerase produces MNRLEEVKGKLIVSCQALPDEPLHSSYIMGRMAYAALEGGASGIRANTVSDIHEIKQNVSLPIIGIIKRVYGDNPVFITPTMKEIDELVAEGVDIIALDGTKRERPDGNTLENLMKEAKAKYPNQLFMADTSCVEEAITCEKVGFDIVGTTLVGYTEYTKGNDPLTELEKVIKAVNIPVIGEGNLDTPAKAKKALDLGAYAVVVGGAITRPQQITRKFVTEMSK; encoded by the coding sequence ATGAATAGATTAGAAGAAGTTAAAGGAAAATTAATAGTTTCTTGTCAAGCACTTCCAGATGAACCATTACACAGTTCATATATAATGGGAAGAATGGCTTATGCAGCATTAGAAGGAGGAGCTTCTGGAATAAGAGCTAACACAGTTAGTGATATCCATGAAATAAAACAAAATGTATCTCTTCCTATTATAGGAATCATAAAAAGAGTTTATGGAGATAATCCAGTATTTATCACTCCAACTATGAAAGAAATAGATGAACTTGTAGCTGAAGGAGTAGATATCATAGCTCTTGATGGAACAAAAAGAGAAAGACCAGATGGAAATACATTAGAAAATCTAATGAAAGAAGCAAAAGCAAAATATCCAAACCAATTATTTATGGCAGATACATCATGTGTAGAAGAAGCTATAACTTGTGAAAAAGTTGGATTTGATATAGTAGGAACAACTTTAGTAGGATATACAGAATATACAAAAGGAAACGATCCTTTAACAGAACTTGAAAAAGTAATAAAAGCAGTAAACATTCCAGTAATCGGAGAAGGAAACTTAGACACTCCAGCAAAAGCTAAAAAAGCTTTAGATTTAGGAGCTTATGCAGTAGTAGTAGGTGGAGCGATTACA